The nucleotide window GATCGGCGGCTCTTTTGGCTACACGTTTGTCATGAGACCCCAAAGCCAAAATAGCGTCAGCTTTTTTAAGCTTCTGATTCATCAACATGTAATCCCAAATTATTTGGGCATTCTCGATAATTTCTGCAGGCATTTATTGTTTTAATTTGCCGCCCTTTATTCCCATCTTCGAGGAATTAAGGCCAGACAAGAGAGCTGATTTAAATGTATGGGTGAAATCTTTCTTTGCCGCGTGCTTCTCTTCAGCAAATTTAATAAGCTTTGATAAAAGATCGTGGAGTGGCACTCCGCTTTTCTCCCAGAGGTGGTGATAAACGGTGCCAGGCAGGGGATTGATCTCATTTGCAAAAACTTCGTTAGTTTTTTTATCAAGAAGAAAATCGACCCGGGCAATCCCACAACAACCAACAGAAGTATATACTTTTTTCGCCATTTCCTGAATCTTCTTTGTCATTCCCCTATCAAGGCGCGCAGGGATTACCAGCCCCGATTCCGCTTTCCCGAGCTGTGCGCCACCATCTTTTAGGTACTTTTCCTCGAAATCAAAAAGTTCTGCCTGAAAAACAGATTCTTGCAGTTCTGAAGCCGTTAAATCATCGTTGCCAATAATGCAGCAAGTCACATCCATAAGGTTGTCGACCCCCTCTTCAACCAAGACTTTGTCATCGTAATAAAGCGCGACTTCAATTTTATTTTCTAGATCCTTCTCATCCTTCACTTTCGCAATGCCGATTGAGGATCCAAGATGTACGGGTTTCACAAAAACCGGCCATTTCATTTTTTGGATTCGATCGACAATGAATTTTTTATTCGAATCCCAATCTTTTTTACGGAAAACTCCATATTTAGTTGTCGGAATTCCATTTACTTCACAAAGTTGCTTGGTAAGTGCTTTATCCATTGAAATTGCCGAGGACGCCACATCACAACCGACGTAGGGAACATCCAACATCTCAAACAATCCCTGTATTGTCCCATCCTCGCCATATGCTCCATGAAAAGCCGGAAAAGCGAGATCGATTGTGATCGATTTCCCAACAATCCCCTTTTTCTTAAAGACCATTTTCCCGCGCGAATTCTGAAGGTCGAGAAGGTATTGTTTGAAGGAGGTTTTTTCTTCTATCCTCACCTTGGGATCGGTAAAACTGGCAAGTTTGCCCAAAGATTCATCAATCATCCATTCACCATCGCGCGTGATATATACTGGAACTACATCATACCCTAGTCCACAAAGTCCGGAAATTATCAACTGGCCGGTAATAATTGAAACATCGTGCTCGGTACTCCGGCTGCCAAAGAATACACCAATTGTTTTCATGTTTCTCCTTTTAGATGTGCTGATCTCCCCAATCATTTTGAAAAAGTATAACATCACCCGGTTGTAGAATCTTGGATAATGAATCATGCGCCGATTTCGCCGTTTCGTGCCAGATAATATTTTTATCGTCAAAACCAGCATTTTTAAGTCCTTCGGCAATATATGGGGTCGCGCTATTTTTAATAAGAATTACCTTGTCGGCAACCGCTGATAATTTTTTGCCAATTTCGGTGTGAACATTTTTATTTTGGCTGCCGGACTCAACCAAACCAGGAGTGATGAACAATTTACGCCTATCAGTAAATGTTGCAAGTACTTTGATTGCCTCTGTTACCCCTTGGGGGTTGCCGTT belongs to Patescibacteria group bacterium and includes:
- a CDS encoding D-alanine--D-alanine ligase family protein is translated as MKTIGVFFGSRSTEHDVSIITGQLIISGLCGLGYDVVPVYITRDGEWMIDESLGKLASFTDPKVRIEEKTSFKQYLLDLQNSRGKMVFKKKGIVGKSITIDLAFPAFHGAYGEDGTIQGLFEMLDVPYVGCDVASSAISMDKALTKQLCEVNGIPTTKYGVFRKKDWDSNKKFIVDRIQKMKWPVFVKPVHLGSSIGIAKVKDEKDLENKIEVALYYDDKVLVEEGVDNLMDVTCCIIGNDDLTASELQESVFQAELFDFEEKYLKDGGAQLGKAESGLVIPARLDRGMTKKIQEMAKKVYTSVGCCGIARVDFLLDKKTNEVFANEINPLPGTVYHHLWEKSGVPLHDLLSKLIKFAEEKHAAKKDFTHTFKSALLSGLNSSKMGIKGGKLKQ